From Rhodopseudomonas palustris:
GCGAGGTGGTCGGCGAGGAGTTCATCCCGCTCGGCGTCTCGCAATTCGCCCAGACCATCCAGAACATCCAGAAGGCCAAGCCCGACTGGTTGCTGACCATCAATGTCGGCGCCGCGCAGGATTCGTTCTTCGAACAGGCCGCCGCCGCCAATCTCAATTTGCCGATGGGCTCGTCGATCAAGGTGATGCTCGGCTTCGAGCACAAGCGCTTCAAGCCGCCGGCGCTGAACAACATGCACGCCACCGCCAACTGGTTCGAGGAGATCGACACGCCGGAAGCCGAAGCCTTCAAGAAGCGCTGGAAGGCCAAGTTCCCCGACGAGATGTACATCAACGACATGGGCTACAACGCCTACAACGCGCTCTACATGTACAAGACGCTGGTGGAGAAGGCGAAGTCGACCAAGCTCGAGGACATGCGCAAGGTGATCGCCGCCGGCGACGCCTGCATCGACGCCCCCGAGGGCAAGGTCTGCATCGATCCGAAGAGCCAGCACACGTCGCACCGGATGCGGCTGATCTCGGTCGGGCCGAAGCATGAAGTGAAGGTCGAGAAGGATTACGGCACGATCCAGCCGTATTGGCTCGGCGAGATCGGCTGCGATCTCACCAAGAAGAACGACAAGGATCAGTACACGCCGAGCCATCTGCCGAAGAAGTCGTGACGTGACGCGGCACTGATCTTGCAGAGTAGCTGCGTGACCCATCACCATCGCCTCGGCGCCGCGCGTTTGCGGCGCCGGGTTCCGCAACCAGGAGCCCAAGATGTCGGCTGAAGTGTTCTCGGTCTTCTATCAGTTCGCCGACGTCTTCGCCTTTCTGATCCTCTCGGCCGCGGGCCTCGCCATCGTGTTCGGCATGATGGGCGTGATCAACATGGCGCATGGCGAGTTCATCATGTGCGGCGCCTACGTCACCGTCGGCCTGGTCAATCTCGGCGTGCCGCTGCCGATCGCGCAGATTCTCGCCGCGATCACCGCCGGGCTGATCGGCGTCGTGGTCGAGTATCTGATCGTGCGCCGTTTCTACAAGCGCCCGCTGGATTCGCTGCTCGCGACCTGGGGCCTCAGTCTGATCGTGACGCAGTCGATGCTGCTGATCGTCGGCTCTTCGGTGCGCGGCATCGGCACGCCGGAGGGCAGCTTCGCGATCGGCGACTACACCTTTTCGTCCTATCGGCTGGTGCTGTTCGCCGCCGCGGTCGCGGTGCTGGTCGGGCTCTTCATCGTGTTCATGAAGACGCGGTTCGGCGTGATCGCGCGGGCGACGATGCAGAACGCCGCGATGGCGCGCGCGCTCGGCGCCCGCACCGGGCGGATCTACGCGATCAGCTTCGGCATCGGCGCCGGCCTCGCCGGCCTGTGCGGCGCGCTGTATGCGCCGACCATGACGCTGATCCCGACCATGGGCGCGACCTTCGTGGTCGAGAGTTTCGTCACCGTGGTGATCGGCGGCGCCAATGTGCTGCTCGGCACCGCGCCGGCGGCGCTGCTGCTGGCGGCGATCCGGATGACGCTGAACGCGAGCTACGGCCAGATCATCGGCCAGATCGGCATGCTGGTGGCCGTCATCCTGATCATCCGGGTGCTGCCCGAAGGATTGTCGAGCGTGCTGGTGCGACGTGGACGCTGAGCGGAGGAAGCGATGATCAGACTGCTCGAAGGTCCGCAGACGCTGGGGCGCGGCCCCGTCTTCTGGTCCTGCTTTCTCGCCGTGCTGGCGGGGGCGCTGGTCTATCCGCTGTTCGCGGATTCCTACGACGTCGGCAATTTCTCCTACTTCCTGATCTGGATCTTCATGGCGCTCGGCCTGTGCCTGATGTGGGGCTATGGCGGCATGCTGTCGTTCGGCCAGACGCTGTTCTTCGGCATCGCCGGCTATGCCTATGGCGTGCTGGCGATCAACATGGGCGGCGGCACCGCCACGATCGCGGCGCTGCTGCTGTCCGTGGTGATCGCGATGATCGCCGCCGGCATCCTCGGCTATTTCATGATCTGGGGCGGCATCAACGGCATCTTCTTCGGCATCGTCACGCTGTCGGCGACCTTGGTGCTGGCGTTCTTCCTCGGCCAGACCGCCGGGCCGGAATGGCGGATCGGCGAGGCCCGGCTGAACGGCTTCAACGGCATGAAGGGCATGGATCCGCTGGCGATCGGCGATCTCTATATCGAGGGCTCGGCGCTGTATTACGTCATGGTCGCGCTGATCGTGATCGTCTATCTGGCGCTGCGGATGCTGGTGAATTCCGGCATCGGCAACGTCATCGTCGCCACCCGCGAAAATCCGCAGCGCGCCGAAATGCTCGGCTACGACGTCCGCAAGTATCAGCTCTTGACCTTCGTGCTCGGCAGCGGCCTCGCCGGGCTCAGCGGCGCACTCTATACGTCGTGGGGGCAGTTCATCACGCCGTCGAGCATCGGCCTGCCGGCCGCCGCCATGCCGATCGTCTGGGTCGCGTTCTCCGGCCGCAGCGATCTGACGGCGACGTTGGTCGGCTCGTTCCTGCTGCTGTTCGGCTTCCAGACCATCACCATCTACAGCCAGCAGGCCGCGCTTGTGCTGATGGGCGCGCTCCTGCTCGCCACCGTGATGGCGGCGCCGCAGGGATTCGTGCTCGGCATCGGCAAGTTCATCGCCGGTCGGATCGGGCGGCGCGGCAAGCGCGGCGACGACGCGGCGTTGCCGGCCGCGAGCGCCCTCAAGACGGACGAGGCCTGATCATGGCGCTGGTCGAGGTCAAGGGCGTCTCCAAGCGGTTCGGCGGATTGAAGGCGGTCTCCGACGTCGATCTGAGCGTGATGGCCGGCGAGGTGCATTGCCTGATCGGCCCCAACGGCGCCGGCAAGAGCACGCTGTTCAAGCTGATCGTCGGGCTGTTTCCGCCGACCAGCGGCAGCATCCTGTTCGATACGGTCGACATCACCGCCGAGCGGCCGTTCGCGCGGGTGCAGCGCGGCATGAGCATCAAGATGCAGGCGCCGAGCGTGTTCAAGGAACTGCCGGTGCTGCAGAACATCCAGATCGCGCTGCAGGAGCGCACCTCCGGCGCCGAGCGCGCGCGCGAGGAAGAGCGGCTGCTCGAATTGCTCGGCCTGGCGCAGGATCGCGCCAAGATGGCCGGCGCGCTGTCGCACGGCCAGCAGCAATGGCTGGAGATCGGCATGGCGCTGGCGCTGCAGCCGCAATTGCTGCTGCTCGACGAGCCGACCGCCGGGATGTCGCCGGAAGAGACCTTCAAGACCGGCGAACTGATCAAATCGTTCAACGCCGAGGGCATGACGGTGCTGGTGGTGGAGCACGACATGGCGTTCGTGCGCCAGATCGCGCAGCGCGTCACCGTGCTGCATCTCGGCAAGATCTTCGCGCGCGGCAGTCTCGATGAAATTCTGCAAGACGAGCAGGTCGCCGAGATCTATCTGGGGAAGACCCATGCTCACTAACACCGGGTTCACCAAGGCGGCGCCCCCCGCGGTCGATCGCATCCTCGACGTCAGGGGATTGTGGGCGGGCTACGGCGCCACGCCGATCCTGCAGGGCGTCGACATGACGATCATGCGCGGCGAGATCGTCGGCGTGATCGGCCGCAACGGCGTCGGCAAGTCGACGCTGATGCGCTGCATCATCGGGCTGCTCGAGAGCTGGCGCGGCACCATCGCGTTCATGGATCGCGACGTCACGGCGCTGCAGGCCGATGCCCGGGCGCGCGCCGGCTTCGGCTACATCCCGCAGGGCCGCGACGTGTTTCCGCAGATGAGCGTCGAGGAGAATCTGCAGGTCGGCGAACTGATCGGCGGCCCCAAGGGCAAGAAGCTGCCGGAGATGGTCTACGAATACTTCCCGCGGCTGCGCGAGCGGCGCAAGCAGATCGCCGGCACGATGTCGGGCGGCGAGCAGCAGCAACTCGCGATCGGCCGTGCGCTGATCGGCAATCCGGCGCTGATGATTCTCGACGAGCCGTCCGAGGGCATCCAGCCGTCGATCGTGCAGCACATCTGCGAGGCGCTGAAATCGTTCCGCAGCGAGCTCGGCACCACGATCGTGTTCGTCGAGCAGAACCTCGACACGATTCTCGCGATCGCGCAGCGCTGCTACATCATGGAAAAGGGCCGGATCACGCATTCGCTGGTCGGCGACGAGGTCAACGAAGACAAGGTCCGCGCGCAATTGCTGCTGTAGCGGGGCGCGGTTCGCCACATTCGCATCATGACGGCGTGCGGCGGCACGCGCGGCAACAGGGGAGACGACAATGGATCTGGGATTGAAGGGCGCCAAGGTGCTGGTCACCGGCAGCACCAAGGGGATCGGCCGCGCGGTCGCCGAGACCTTCGCGGCGGAAGGCGCCGATGTCGGCATCTGCGCGCGCAATCAGGCCGATGTCGACGCCGCGGTGGCGGCGCTGAAGGGCAAGGGCGTCAACGCTTTTGGCGGCGCGGTCGACGTCTCCAACGGCCCGGCGCTGAAGGCCTGGGTCGCCGACATGGCGGC
This genomic window contains:
- a CDS encoding ABC transporter ATP-binding protein: MLTNTGFTKAAPPAVDRILDVRGLWAGYGATPILQGVDMTIMRGEIVGVIGRNGVGKSTLMRCIIGLLESWRGTIAFMDRDVTALQADARARAGFGYIPQGRDVFPQMSVEENLQVGELIGGPKGKKLPEMVYEYFPRLRERRKQIAGTMSGGEQQQLAIGRALIGNPALMILDEPSEGIQPSIVQHICEALKSFRSELGTTIVFVEQNLDTILAIAQRCYIMEKGRITHSLVGDEVNEDKVRAQLLL
- a CDS encoding ABC transporter ATP-binding protein — translated: MALVEVKGVSKRFGGLKAVSDVDLSVMAGEVHCLIGPNGAGKSTLFKLIVGLFPPTSGSILFDTVDITAERPFARVQRGMSIKMQAPSVFKELPVLQNIQIALQERTSGAERAREEERLLELLGLAQDRAKMAGALSHGQQQWLEIGMALALQPQLLLLDEPTAGMSPEETFKTGELIKSFNAEGMTVLVVEHDMAFVRQIAQRVTVLHLGKIFARGSLDEILQDEQVAEIYLGKTHAH
- a CDS encoding urea ABC transporter substrate-binding protein, translated to MHTRHLLRTAVLGLALGALAPFAAHAADPPLKVGLLEDISGDLAFMGMPKLHGSQLAVEEINKSGGILGRQIELIHLDPQGDNARYQEFARRLLNRDKVDVLIGGITSASREAVRPIVDRTKTPYFYTNQYEGGVCDASMISMGAVPEQQFSTLIPWMVEKFGKKVYVIAADYNFGQISAEWNRKIMKDLGGEVVGEEFIPLGVSQFAQTIQNIQKAKPDWLLTINVGAAQDSFFEQAAAANLNLPMGSSIKVMLGFEHKRFKPPALNNMHATANWFEEIDTPEAEAFKKRWKAKFPDEMYINDMGYNAYNALYMYKTLVEKAKSTKLEDMRKVIAAGDACIDAPEGKVCIDPKSQHTSHRMRLISVGPKHEVKVEKDYGTIQPYWLGEIGCDLTKKNDKDQYTPSHLPKKS
- a CDS encoding branched-chain amino acid ABC transporter permease, whose protein sequence is MIRLLEGPQTLGRGPVFWSCFLAVLAGALVYPLFADSYDVGNFSYFLIWIFMALGLCLMWGYGGMLSFGQTLFFGIAGYAYGVLAINMGGGTATIAALLLSVVIAMIAAGILGYFMIWGGINGIFFGIVTLSATLVLAFFLGQTAGPEWRIGEARLNGFNGMKGMDPLAIGDLYIEGSALYYVMVALIVIVYLALRMLVNSGIGNVIVATRENPQRAEMLGYDVRKYQLLTFVLGSGLAGLSGALYTSWGQFITPSSIGLPAAAMPIVWVAFSGRSDLTATLVGSFLLLFGFQTITIYSQQAALVLMGALLLATVMAAPQGFVLGIGKFIAGRIGRRGKRGDDAALPAASALKTDEA
- a CDS encoding ABC transporter permease subunit, with product MSAEVFSVFYQFADVFAFLILSAAGLAIVFGMMGVINMAHGEFIMCGAYVTVGLVNLGVPLPIAQILAAITAGLIGVVVEYLIVRRFYKRPLDSLLATWGLSLIVTQSMLLIVGSSVRGIGTPEGSFAIGDYTFSSYRLVLFAAAVAVLVGLFIVFMKTRFGVIARATMQNAAMARALGARTGRIYAISFGIGAGLAGLCGALYAPTMTLIPTMGATFVVESFVTVVIGGANVLLGTAPAALLLAAIRMTLNASYGQIIGQIGMLVAVILIIRVLPEGLSSVLVRRGR